The Neovison vison isolate M4711 chromosome 10, ASM_NN_V1, whole genome shotgun sequence genome has a segment encoding these proteins:
- the NEK2 gene encoding serine/threonine-protein kinase Nek2: MPTRAEDYEVLYTIGTGSYGRCQKIRRKSDGKILVWKELDYGSMTEAEKQMLVSEVNLLRELKHPNIVRYYDRIIDRTNTTLYIVMEYCEGGDLASVITKGTKERQYLDEEFVLRVMTQLTLALKECHRRSDGGHTVLHRDLKPANVFLDGKQNVKLGDFGLARILNHDTSFAKTFVGTPYYMSPEQMSRMSYNEKSDIWSLGCLLYELCALMPPFTAFNQKELAGKIREGKFRRIPYRYSDELNDIITRMLNLKDYHRPSVEEILENPLIADLVAEEQRRNLERRGRRLEPEKRQDSSPVLGELRLKELQLQERERALQAREERLEQKERELCVRERLAEDKLARAESLLKNYSLLKEQKFLRLASGPELFDLPSSIIKKKVHFSGESKENVMRSENSESLLTSKSKCKDLKKRLHAAQLRAQALSDIEKNYQLKSRQILGMR, translated from the exons ATGCCCACTCGGGCGGAGGACTACGAGGTGTTGTACACCATCGGCACGGGCTCCTACGGCCGCTGCCAGAAGATCCGGAGGAAGAGCGACGGCAAG ATATTAGTTTGGAAAGAACTTGACTATGGCTCCATGACAGAAGCTGAGAAACAGATGCTTGTTTCTGAAGTGAATTTACTCCGTGAACTGAAACATCCAAACATCGTCCGTTACTATGATCGAATTATTGACCGAACCAACACAACACTGTACATTGTAATGGAATATTGTGAAGGAGGGGACCTGGCTAGTGTAATTACAAAGGGAACAAAGGAAAG ACAATACTTAGATGAAGAGTTTGTTCTTCGAGTGATGACTCAGTTGACTCTGGCCCTAAAAGAATGCCACAGACGGAGTGATGGTGGTCATACCGTGCTGCATCGGGATTTGAAACCAGCCAACGTTTTCCTGGATGGAAAGCAAAACGTTAAGCTTGGCGACTTTGGGCTAGCTAGAATATTAAACCATGATACGAGTTTTGCAAAAACATTTGTTGGCACACCCTATTATATGTCTCCT GAACAAATGAGTCGCATGTCCTACAATGAGAAATCGGATATCTGGTCGCTGGGTTGTTTGCTGTATGAATTATGTGCATTAAT GCCTCCATTTACAGCTTTCAACCAGAAAGAACTAGCTGGCAAGATTAGAGAAGGCAAATTCAGGCGAATTCCCTATCGTTACTCTGATGAATTGAATGACATTATTACGAGGATGTTAAATTTGAAG GATTACCACCGACCTTCTGTTGAAGAAATTCTCGAGAATCCTCTGATAGCAGACCTGGTTGCAgaagagcaaagaagaaatctcGAGAGAAGAGGGCGCCGATTAGAGCCAGAGAAGCGCCAGGACTCCAGCCCGGTCTTGGGAGAGCTCAGACTGAAGGAGCTTCAGCTGCAGGAGCGAGAGCGGGCCCTCCAAGCCCGAGAGGAGAGGCTGGAGC agaaggaacGGGAGCTCTGTGTTCGGGAGAGACTGGCAGAGGACAAGCTGGCGCGGGCAGAGAGTCTGCTGAAGAACTACAGTCTGCTGAAGGAGCAGAAGTTCCTGCGTCTGGCGAGCGGTCCAG AACTTTTCGATCTTCCATCCTCGATAATTAAGAAGAAAGTTCATTTCAGTGGCGAAAGTAAAGAGAACGTCATGAGGAGTGAGAATTCTGAGAGTCTGCTCACCTCCAAATCCAAGTGCAAAGACCTGAAGAAAAGGCTTCATGCTGCTCAGCTCCGCGCCCAAGCCTTGTcagatattgaaaaaaattaccaGCTGAAAAGCAGACAGATTCTGGGCATGCGCTAG